In a single window of the Flavobacterium sp. W4I14 genome:
- a CDS encoding hypothetical protein (product_source=Hypo-rule applied; cath_funfam=3.40.50.970; cleavage_site_network=SignalP-noTM; transmembrane_helix_parts=Outside_1_4,TMhelix_5_22,Inside_23_78,TMhelix_79_96,Outside_97_105,TMhelix_106_128,Inside_129_155): MIIPMKFIFTCLFFLALSYATFAQQNAKYTIRVIDRSGKAIRGSFYAAADDGLTIIRNRKDTIKLSADSISALYIHRKGIAAPLAIAGGLTFFVLAAKSDKLVESVVLIAAGVPVGVSGGMLIGGLLSNKKHYKALQAKDFSLIKSNLQKYTVLK, encoded by the coding sequence ATGATCATCCCGATGAAATTTATTTTTACATGCTTATTTTTTTTAGCCTTGAGCTACGCCACTTTTGCGCAACAAAATGCCAAGTACACCATTAGGGTTATAGACCGAAGTGGAAAAGCAATAAGGGGTTCCTTTTACGCCGCAGCCGATGATGGTTTAACAATTATCAGAAACCGGAAGGATACCATAAAATTAAGTGCCGACAGTATCAGTGCATTATACATTCACCGTAAAGGGATTGCTGCACCACTGGCCATTGCCGGAGGTTTAACGTTTTTTGTATTGGCCGCAAAAAGTGATAAGTTGGTCGAGTCGGTAGTGCTTATTGCTGCGGGTGTACCTGTTGGCGTATCGGGTGGAATGTTAATTGGTGGTTTACTCTCCAACAAAAAACATTATAAAGCACTTCAGGCAAAAGATTTTTCTTTAATTAAATCGAACCTTCAGAAATATACCGTATTAAAATAA
- a CDS encoding NAD(P)-dependent dehydrogenase (short-subunit alcohol dehydrogenase family) (product_source=COG1028; cath_funfam=3.40.50.720; cog=COG1028; pfam=PF00106; superfamily=51735): MNIIITGASSGIGFETALEFSLQKENKIVAIARSADKLRKLLEIAKGINPDCTLLPVEFDIVNDDYAALVPFLKERLGSVDILINNAGALINKPFLETTEIDLGEMLQSNVISHFRMIQHILPLMQSGSHIVNIGSMGGFQGSVKFPGLSAYSASKAALHTLTECLAFELAETGIKINCLALGSAQTEMLEAAFPGYQSPIMAFEMGKYVTDFAKTGHKFFNGKILPVAVTTP, translated from the coding sequence ATGAACATTATAATTACAGGTGCAAGTAGTGGAATCGGTTTCGAAACGGCTTTAGAGTTTAGCTTACAGAAAGAGAACAAAATTGTAGCCATTGCCCGATCGGCAGATAAACTACGTAAACTCTTAGAAATTGCTAAAGGCATTAATCCCGACTGTACACTTTTACCAGTAGAATTCGACATTGTAAATGATGATTACGCTGCATTAGTTCCATTTTTAAAGGAACGATTAGGATCTGTTGACATCTTAATTAACAATGCAGGGGCCTTAATTAATAAACCCTTCTTAGAAACTACTGAAATTGATCTGGGTGAAATGTTACAGAGCAACGTGATTTCACATTTCAGGATGATTCAGCATATTTTGCCTTTAATGCAAAGCGGAAGCCACATTGTAAACATCGGTAGTATGGGTGGTTTTCAGGGAAGCGTTAAATTCCCAGGGCTTTCAGCTTACTCGGCAAGTAAAGCAGCGCTACATACCTTAACTGAATGTTTGGCGTTTGAGTTGGCTGAAACAGGAATCAAAATCAATTGCCTTGCATTAGGATCGGCACAAACGGAAATGCTTGAGGCTGCTTTCCCTGGCTACCAAAGCCCGATTATGGCCTTCGAAATGGGGAAATATGTTACCGACTTTGCTAAAACCGGACACAAATTCTTTAATGGAAAGATTTTACCTGTTGCCGTTACCACACCATAA
- a CDS encoding pyruvate dehydrogenase (quinone) (product_source=KO:K00156; cath_funfam=3.40.50.1220,3.40.50.970; cog=COG0028; ko=KO:K00156; pfam=PF00205,PF02775,PF02776; superfamily=52467,52518) — protein MSKNVAEQLVEMLVEVGVKRVYAVTGDSLNYFNDAVRRNGKIKWIHVRNEEVGAFAAAAEAELDGIACCAGSCGPGHVHLINGLYDAHRSHVPVIAIASTISTGEFGMDFFQETNTIKLFDDCSYYNQVATTAAQVPRMFQTAIQHAIHKKGVAVFGLPGDVAQMDAIESVTSMQFFNNKPVIRPSDLELQGLASLLNSQKKIMLYCGIGAAEAHDEVVALAAKLKAPVGFSFRGKMGIQYDNPYEVGMTGLLGQPSGYHAMHEADVVLLLGTDFPYVNFMPEKNKIIQIDERPERLGRRAKLTMGLCGNINDSVKALLPLLEEKKDENFLKTQLEFYQKVKERQQVYVNDQGEENKIQPEFVAETINRLAADDAIFTVDTGMCCVWGARFIDGTGKRKMLGSFNHGSMANAMPMAIGAALAHPEKQVIALCGDGGLSMLLGDLATIKQYNLPVKLIVFNNRALGMVKLEMEVDGLPDNETDMINPDFALVAQAMGFKGITVSKPEEVETAISHALNETGPVLLNIMTNPNALAMPPKIEWAQIKGMTESMAKLMLGGKMSEVMDTIKSNYKHLGEVL, from the coding sequence ATGAGTAAAAATGTGGCAGAACAACTAGTTGAAATGCTGGTTGAAGTTGGTGTAAAAAGAGTTTACGCCGTTACTGGAGACAGTTTAAATTATTTTAACGATGCGGTAAGGCGAAACGGCAAAATCAAGTGGATCCACGTTCGCAATGAAGAAGTTGGAGCCTTTGCTGCAGCAGCAGAAGCTGAACTTGATGGAATAGCCTGTTGCGCCGGAAGTTGTGGGCCTGGGCATGTGCATTTGATTAATGGGCTTTATGATGCGCACCGTTCTCATGTTCCCGTAATTGCCATTGCTTCAACTATCTCAACAGGCGAATTCGGAATGGATTTTTTTCAGGAAACCAATACCATTAAGTTATTCGATGATTGCAGTTATTACAACCAGGTAGCCACTACTGCGGCACAAGTTCCAAGAATGTTTCAAACGGCCATTCAACATGCCATTCATAAAAAAGGAGTTGCAGTTTTTGGCTTGCCTGGCGATGTAGCCCAAATGGATGCCATAGAAAGTGTTACTTCCATGCAGTTTTTTAATAATAAGCCGGTCATACGCCCTTCCGATCTGGAACTACAGGGTTTGGCTTCGCTACTGAACAGTCAAAAGAAAATTATGCTCTACTGTGGAATAGGGGCAGCCGAAGCACATGATGAAGTGGTAGCACTTGCGGCTAAATTAAAAGCACCAGTTGGGTTTTCATTCCGTGGTAAAATGGGCATCCAATATGATAATCCTTACGAAGTTGGCATGACAGGTCTTTTAGGTCAGCCATCGGGTTACCATGCCATGCACGAAGCTGATGTGGTGCTGTTGTTGGGAACGGATTTTCCTTATGTAAATTTTATGCCCGAAAAAAACAAGATTATTCAGATTGACGAGAGACCGGAACGGCTGGGAAGGAGAGCAAAACTAACGATGGGTTTATGCGGAAATATAAATGATTCAGTGAAAGCATTATTACCACTTTTAGAAGAGAAGAAAGATGAAAATTTTCTAAAAACCCAACTCGAGTTCTATCAAAAGGTTAAAGAAAGACAACAAGTTTATGTAAACGATCAGGGCGAAGAAAATAAAATCCAACCCGAATTTGTAGCTGAAACCATAAACCGTTTGGCAGCTGATGATGCCATTTTTACAGTAGATACGGGAATGTGCTGCGTTTGGGGTGCACGATTTATTGATGGAACGGGCAAACGTAAAATGCTTGGATCTTTTAACCATGGCTCAATGGCAAACGCTATGCCCATGGCCATTGGGGCTGCTTTAGCACATCCCGAAAAACAGGTAATTGCTCTTTGTGGCGATGGTGGTTTATCAATGCTCTTAGGCGATCTGGCAACCATTAAACAATATAATCTACCAGTTAAGCTAATCGTTTTTAACAACAGGGCTTTAGGGATGGTTAAGCTAGAAATGGAAGTTGATGGCTTACCGGATAACGAAACAGATATGATTAACCCTGATTTTGCATTGGTAGCCCAAGCAATGGGTTTTAAAGGAATAACGGTTTCTAAACCGGAAGAAGTGGAAACAGCAATCAGTCATGCACTTAATGAAACTGGCCCTGTTCTATTGAATATCATGACCAACCCCAACGCTTTAGCCATGCCACCAAAAATAGAATGGGCTCAAATCAAAGGGATGACAGAATCGATGGCAAAATTAATGCTGGGTGGAAAAATGAGCGAGGTTATGGATACAATAAAATCGAATTATAAACATTTGGGGGAAGTGTTGTAG
- a CDS encoding homogentisate 1,2-dioxygenase (product_source=KO:K00451; cath_funfam=2.60.120.10; cog=COG3508; ko=KO:K00451; pfam=PF04209; superfamily=51182; tigrfam=TIGR01015), translated as MPIYHKLGQIPAKRHTVFRKPDGNLYAEELVSTEGFSSLYSLVYHCHPPTIVKHLGEAYSIEPKIAREKHLKHTSLIGFNIKPEDDFLKSRKAVLVNSDLHIVLAAPRKSMTDYFYKNSQADEMIFVHEGSGKLKTGFGEIKFAYGDYLIIPRGTIYQMEFDTEQNRLFIVESFSPLRPPKRYLNQFGQLMEHAPYCERDLRLPENLQTFDEYGDFKVLIKKQGLIYPYTYGTHPFDYVGWDGYHYPYAFSIHDFEPITGRLHQPPPVHQTFEGHNFVVCSFVPRKYDYHPDSIPAPYNHSNVDSDEVLYYVDGDFMSRKSVVKGQITLHPGGIPHGPHPGTVEKSIGKEKTDELAVMIDPFKPLMLTQDALDIEDENYHKSWQINVE; from the coding sequence ATGCCTATTTATCATAAATTGGGGCAGATTCCAGCTAAACGTCACACGGTTTTTCGTAAACCTGATGGAAATCTTTATGCCGAAGAATTGGTATCAACCGAAGGTTTTTCGAGCTTATATTCATTGGTTTATCATTGTCACCCGCCAACCATTGTAAAACATTTGGGCGAAGCATATAGTATTGAGCCAAAAATAGCACGCGAAAAACACCTGAAACACACAAGTTTAATCGGTTTCAATATTAAACCTGAAGATGATTTTCTAAAAAGCAGAAAAGCCGTCCTGGTAAATAGCGATCTACATATCGTTCTGGCAGCGCCGAGAAAATCGATGACCGATTATTTCTACAAAAATAGCCAGGCTGACGAGATGATCTTTGTGCATGAAGGTTCTGGAAAGCTGAAAACAGGATTCGGAGAAATTAAGTTTGCTTATGGTGATTATCTGATCATCCCGAGGGGAACCATTTACCAAATGGAGTTTGATACTGAACAAAACAGACTGTTTATTGTAGAAAGTTTTAGTCCGTTAAGACCACCAAAAAGATATTTAAACCAGTTTGGACAGTTAATGGAACACGCACCTTACTGTGAGCGTGATTTAAGGTTACCAGAAAACTTGCAAACCTTTGATGAATACGGCGATTTTAAAGTACTGATTAAAAAACAAGGGTTAATTTATCCGTATACGTATGGTACACATCCTTTTGATTATGTAGGCTGGGACGGTTATCATTATCCATATGCTTTCTCTATTCATGATTTTGAGCCGATAACAGGCCGTTTACACCAACCACCGCCCGTTCACCAAACTTTCGAAGGACACAATTTTGTGGTTTGCTCTTTTGTTCCCCGCAAATACGATTACCACCCGGATTCTATTCCTGCACCTTATAACCATAGCAATGTAGACAGCGATGAAGTGCTTTATTATGTAGATGGTGATTTTATGAGCCGTAAGAGTGTAGTTAAGGGGCAGATCACCTTACACCCTGGAGGTATCCCACATGGGCCACATCCGGGTACGGTAGAAAAATCGATCGGAAAAGAAAAAACAGATGAGCTGGCTGTAATGATCGATCCATTTAAACCTTTAATGCTTACACAGGATGCCCTGGATATTGAGGACGAAAATTATCATAAAAGCTGGCAGATTAACGTAGAGTAA
- a CDS encoding lipoprotein Spr (product_source=KO:K13694; cath_funfam=3.90.1720.10; cleavage_site_network=SignalP-noTM; cog=COG0791; ko=KO:K13694; pfam=PF00877; superfamily=54001): MKKIIVPIAFFILSAAAGKAQTIIPAQYQELVKKLVASLPKEDKSSSNSSAKQSESLIEFAKSMLGIPYRYATSNPKVGFDCSGFVSYVFSNFGFKVPRSSREFSYAGKETSLENAKVGDVLIFTGSNSRIRRIGHVGIVYSIDENGIKFIHASSGKVHQVTITDLDGHYKARFMKIVSII; the protein is encoded by the coding sequence ATGAAGAAAATAATAGTCCCGATTGCGTTTTTCATTTTGTCTGCCGCGGCAGGAAAAGCCCAAACCATCATCCCGGCTCAGTACCAGGAGTTAGTTAAAAAGCTAGTTGCCAGCCTCCCTAAAGAGGATAAATCATCAAGCAATTCCTCAGCTAAGCAATCCGAAAGTTTAATCGAATTTGCTAAAAGTATGTTAGGTATCCCCTATCGTTATGCAACAAGTAATCCTAAAGTTGGTTTCGATTGCTCTGGCTTTGTAAGTTATGTATTCAGCAATTTTGGTTTTAAGGTTCCACGTTCTTCACGCGAGTTTAGCTATGCTGGTAAAGAAACCAGCTTGGAAAACGCAAAAGTAGGCGATGTATTGATTTTTACGGGCAGTAATTCTAGAATAAGAAGAATCGGTCATGTTGGGATTGTTTATTCTATTGATGAGAACGGGATCAAGTTTATCCATGCCTCTTCGGGTAAAGTGCATCAGGTAACCATTACGGATCTTGATGGCCACTATAAGGCCCGTTTCATGAAAATTGTAAGTATTATATAA
- a CDS encoding fumarylacetoacetate (FAA) hydrolase (product_source=KO:K16171; cath_funfam=3.90.850.10; cog=COG0179; ko=KO:K16171; pfam=PF01557; superfamily=56529), which yields MKLVSYKTEDREHLGIFINGHIYNLNSCDKLLPDNMSTFLQGGEVLMERAKRIDDQIKDGSLAAKEEIFYEILAPVPHPTSCRDGYAFRQHVAAARRNRKVDMIPQFDEYPIFYFTNHNAIQGTGEIECMPDHFDKLDFELEVAIVIGKKGRNIKAAEADEYIAGYMVMNDMSARTLQMEEMLLNLGPAKGKDFSTVIGPWLVTPDELLQYKVAPKEGHVGNAYDLKMTCRVNGIEVSKGNAADMDWTFAEIIERCAYGVDILPGDVIGSGTVGTGCFLELNGTGLLNDPDYKVQWLQPGDVVEMEITGLGALTNTITKADTDFSILALKK from the coding sequence ATGAAACTAGTATCTTATAAAACTGAAGACAGGGAGCATCTTGGTATATTTATCAACGGGCATATTTATAACTTAAATAGTTGCGATAAATTGCTTCCAGATAATATGAGTACGTTTTTGCAAGGTGGCGAGGTGTTAATGGAAAGAGCAAAAAGGATAGACGATCAAATAAAAGATGGTAGTTTAGCAGCTAAAGAAGAAATTTTTTACGAGATTTTAGCTCCTGTTCCACATCCTACCAGTTGTCGTGATGGATACGCTTTCAGGCAGCATGTTGCTGCGGCGCGTAGAAACAGAAAGGTTGATATGATCCCTCAGTTTGACGAGTACCCGATCTTTTATTTCACCAACCACAATGCTATTCAGGGTACTGGCGAAATTGAATGTATGCCAGACCATTTTGATAAACTGGATTTCGAATTAGAGGTTGCTATTGTTATTGGTAAAAAAGGTAGAAATATTAAAGCTGCTGAGGCTGATGAATACATTGCCGGTTATATGGTAATGAACGATATGAGTGCCCGTACCTTGCAGATGGAAGAGATGTTGTTGAATTTGGGCCCTGCAAAAGGAAAAGATTTTTCTACCGTGATTGGCCCATGGTTGGTAACGCCTGATGAATTGTTGCAATATAAAGTTGCGCCTAAAGAAGGACATGTGGGTAATGCATACGATCTTAAAATGACCTGCCGGGTAAATGGCATCGAAGTTTCGAAAGGAAATGCTGCTGATATGGACTGGACTTTTGCCGAAATTATAGAACGTTGTGCTTACGGTGTAGATATTCTTCCAGGGGATGTAATTGGTTCAGGAACAGTAGGTACAGGTTGTTTCTTAGAATTAAACGGGACTGGTTTGCTTAACGATCCAGATTATAAAGTACAGTGGTTACAGCCAGGCGATGTTGTGGAAATGGAAATTACAGGCCTTGGTGCTTTAACCAATACCATTACTAAAGCAGATACCGATTTTTCGATCCTGGCGTTGAAGAAATAA
- a CDS encoding 4-hydroxyphenylpyruvate dioxygenase (product_source=KO:K00457; cath_funfam=3.10.180.10; cog=COG3185; ko=KO:K00457; pfam=PF00903,PF14696; superfamily=54593; tigrfam=TIGR01263), whose translation METQTFAEKISKAPDFLPINGTDYIEFYVGNAKQAAHYYKTAFGFQSLAYAGPETGVRDRSSYVLQQGKIRLILTTALKSDHPIAEHVKKHGDGVKILALWVDDAYSAFEETTKRGAKPYMEPKTLTDEHGEVKMSGIYTYGETVHMFIERKNYTGTFMPGYRVWESDYQPADAGLLYIDHCVGNVGWNRMNEAVQWYEDVMGFVNILSFDDKQINTEYSALMSKVMSNGNGFSKFPINEPAEGKKKSQIEEYLEYYEGEGVQHIAVATKDIVKTVKELKSRGVEFLSAPPEAYYDMMPQRVGKIDEEISLLESLGILVDCDEEGYLLQIFTKPVEDRPTLFFEIIQRKGAQSFGAGNFKALFESLEREQELRGNL comes from the coding sequence ATGGAAACACAAACATTCGCAGAAAAAATATCAAAAGCACCAGATTTTCTGCCTATTAACGGAACAGATTATATCGAATTTTATGTAGGCAACGCTAAACAAGCGGCTCACTACTACAAAACTGCATTTGGGTTTCAAAGCCTGGCTTATGCCGGACCAGAAACTGGCGTACGCGATCGTTCATCATATGTATTGCAACAAGGTAAAATCAGATTGATCTTAACCACAGCATTAAAATCAGATCATCCAATAGCAGAGCATGTAAAAAAACATGGCGACGGGGTAAAAATATTGGCCCTTTGGGTAGACGATGCCTATAGTGCCTTTGAAGAAACCACAAAACGTGGTGCTAAACCATACATGGAGCCTAAAACTTTAACAGATGAACACGGTGAAGTTAAAATGAGTGGTATTTACACTTATGGCGAAACGGTGCACATGTTTATTGAGCGTAAAAACTATACCGGAACTTTTATGCCAGGTTACCGTGTTTGGGAAAGTGATTATCAACCTGCCGATGCTGGTCTTTTATACATCGACCATTGTGTGGGTAATGTAGGATGGAACCGCATGAATGAAGCCGTACAATGGTATGAGGATGTAATGGGCTTCGTAAATATCTTATCTTTTGATGATAAACAGATCAACACCGAATATTCGGCTTTAATGAGTAAGGTTATGAGTAATGGAAATGGCTTTTCAAAATTCCCGATCAACGAGCCTGCTGAAGGTAAAAAGAAATCGCAGATTGAAGAATACCTGGAATATTATGAGGGTGAAGGCGTTCAGCACATTGCTGTTGCCACTAAAGATATTGTTAAAACCGTTAAAGAATTAAAATCACGCGGTGTAGAGTTTTTAAGTGCACCACCAGAGGCCTATTACGACATGATGCCGCAACGCGTAGGTAAAATTGATGAAGAAATATCTTTATTGGAAAGCCTGGGCATTTTGGTTGATTGTGATGAAGAAGGATATTTGTTGCAGATTTTCACTAAACCAGTTGAAGACCGCCCTACCCTTTTCTTTGAGATTATTCAGCGTAAAGGTGCACAGAGTTTTGGAGCGGGTAACTTTAAAGCATTATTCGAATCGTTAGAGCGTGAGCAGGAATTAAGAGGCAACTTATAA
- a CDS encoding putative membrane protein (product_source=COG4818; cog=COG4818; superfamily=103501; transmembrane_helix_parts=Outside_1_14,TMhelix_15_34,Inside_35_54,TMhelix_55_77,Outside_78_80,TMhelix_81_103,Inside_104_124), producing the protein METNSPFKTVDNGKNAAIVSYFWFIGWLIAYFAMYKDNQTELSRYHLKQTLLFHLASTVLSWGLSLFLIPLIFATGFLDAVYILRIVQIGLFVLWIIGLIAAIQGEKKPIPLIGERAQTMFPSI; encoded by the coding sequence ATGGAAACAAACTCACCTTTTAAAACAGTCGACAATGGAAAAAATGCCGCAATAGTAAGCTACTTTTGGTTTATTGGATGGTTAATTGCCTATTTCGCCATGTATAAAGATAATCAAACAGAATTGAGTAGATATCATTTAAAACAAACGCTTCTGTTCCATCTGGCATCAACCGTTTTGAGTTGGGGTTTAAGCTTATTTTTAATCCCTTTAATTTTTGCTACTGGCTTTTTAGATGCTGTTTATATACTCCGGATTGTTCAAATTGGATTATTTGTATTGTGGATTATCGGATTAATTGCTGCAATACAGGGAGAAAAAAAACCTATTCCATTAATTGGTGAAAGAGCACAAACCATGTTCCCAAGTATTTAA
- a CDS encoding hypothetical protein (product_source=Hypo-rule applied) — MIKFYNYVFGKQMQWLVRNSSLAIRYIPDEKSGDNATIGFS, encoded by the coding sequence ATGATTAAATTTTATAATTATGTTTTTGGAAAACAAATGCAGTGGTTAGTGAGAAACAGCAGTCTCGCTATACGCTATATTCCCGATGAAAAATCGGGAGATAACGCTACTATAGGGTTTAGTTAA
- a CDS encoding hypothetical protein (product_source=Hypo-rule applied) encodes MILKALHINLVNDAIAARRYKMLSKLIMAQYSL; translated from the coding sequence ATGATCTTAAAAGCATTACATATTAATCTAGTAAACGACGCTATTGCGGCCCGTCGCTATAAGATGCTATCCAAGCTGATCATGGCTCAATATTCTCTGTAA
- a CDS encoding flavin reductase (DIM6/NTAB) family NADH-FMN oxidoreductase RutF (product_source=COG1853; cog=COG1853; pfam=PF01613; smart=SM00903; superfamily=50475), with protein sequence MVSLKTEDLTPLDLQNYLQYAIAPRPICFASTIDAEGNINLSPFSFFNMFSTNPPICIFSPSRRVRDNTTKHSLENVLQVKECVINIVNYDMVQQMSLASTEYAKGVNEFEKAGFTMLKSDLVRPPRVAEAPVQFECVVNEVISLGNHHGAGNLVLAEIKVIHINEAILDENGRIDQHKIDLVARLGGDWYCRVTNDNLFKVAKPLAKLGIGVDRLPHSVRFSKVLSGNDLGMLGNVEHLPSDEEIDLVSVHAEVKEVLDATIGDITNRERELHELAKKFLHNGAVELALKIVLL encoded by the coding sequence TTGGTATCACTTAAAACCGAAGATTTAACCCCCCTAGATCTGCAAAATTATTTGCAATACGCTATCGCTCCACGGCCGATCTGTTTTGCCTCAACTATTGATGCCGAAGGGAATATTAATTTAAGCCCCTTCAGTTTCTTTAATATGTTTAGTACAAATCCGCCGATCTGTATTTTTTCCCCATCGAGGAGGGTGCGTGATAATACCACCAAACATAGCTTGGAAAATGTACTGCAGGTTAAAGAATGTGTTATCAATATTGTAAATTACGATATGGTGCAGCAAATGAGTTTGGCCAGTACCGAATATGCCAAAGGCGTAAACGAATTTGAGAAAGCGGGATTTACCATGTTGAAATCCGATCTGGTTCGGCCACCAAGAGTTGCCGAAGCACCAGTGCAGTTTGAATGTGTTGTAAATGAGGTGATTTCATTAGGTAATCATCATGGTGCAGGAAACCTCGTGCTGGCCGAAATAAAAGTAATCCATATTAATGAAGCTATTTTAGATGAGAATGGTCGGATTGATCAGCATAAAATCGATCTTGTAGCCCGTTTAGGTGGCGATTGGTACTGTAGGGTTACCAACGACAATTTATTTAAAGTAGCTAAACCCTTGGCTAAATTGGGTATAGGCGTAGACCGTTTACCGCATTCGGTCCGTTTTTCTAAAGTATTATCGGGAAATGATTTGGGCATGTTAGGAAACGTTGAACATTTACCGAGCGACGAAGAAATCGACCTGGTCAGTGTTCATGCAGAAGTAAAAGAAGTGCTCGATGCTACTATAGGTGATATAACCAACCGCGAAAGAGAGTTGCACGAACTGGCAAAAAAGTTTCTTCATAACGGAGCGGTAGAGCTTGCTTTAAAGATAGTTTTACTTTAA
- a CDS encoding uncharacterized protein YdeI (YjbR/CyaY-like superfamily) (product_source=COG4430; cog=COG4430; pfam=PF08818,PF13376; superfamily=159888,57783) — protein sequence MHTIVQVDQYIINSAEFAIPILDHLRNLVHKADARIEEKMKWSMPFFDFKGTVCHMASFKHHCAFGFWKGSLMRDEYGIFKERSEAMGLLGKITSLEDLPSDEILIAYIQQAIKLNEDDVKLPAKPKSTVQKELIIPEYLIEALKDDPKALAVFQNFSLSNKKEYVMWLEEAKTEATKQKRLDTTLEWLAQGKTRMWKYKK from the coding sequence ATGCATACAATTGTTCAGGTAGATCAGTACATCATTAATTCGGCAGAATTTGCGATTCCTATTTTAGATCATTTAAGGAATCTGGTTCATAAAGCCGATGCACGGATTGAAGAAAAAATGAAGTGGAGTATGCCATTCTTTGATTTTAAAGGTACGGTTTGTCATATGGCGTCTTTCAAACACCATTGTGCCTTTGGCTTTTGGAAAGGATCGTTAATGCGAGATGAATACGGTATTTTTAAAGAACGTTCTGAAGCGATGGGTTTGTTAGGGAAAATAACATCGTTGGAAGATTTACCTTCAGATGAGATCCTGATTGCTTACATACAACAGGCAATTAAATTAAATGAGGATGATGTAAAATTGCCAGCAAAGCCAAAATCTACAGTGCAGAAAGAACTCATTATTCCCGAATATTTGATCGAAGCATTAAAAGATGACCCTAAGGCCTTGGCCGTATTTCAGAATTTTAGTTTATCCAATAAAAAGGAATATGTAATGTGGCTTGAGGAAGCAAAAACAGAAGCAACTAAACAAAAACGGCTGGATACCACACTAGAATGGCTTGCACAAGGTAAAACAAGAATGTGGAAATATAAAAAGTAA
- a CDS encoding hypothetical protein (product_source=Hypo-rule applied; cleavage_site_network=SignalP-noTM; superfamily=56399): MRTKLTLVLLLAASFSGFAQTKAEIVKNINQLLAKAIGGTNITLHNGTETAFTITANSFSIDEEMNFGVFTMGKTFASSDRAKEETSTTSQIQTWNGFKVNPEQKDPKIKSVYPVFTKRDGEPDNDKNGIKYYCLAGDEEKLIAALTQLQGLYKKK, from the coding sequence ATGAGAACAAAATTAACGCTGGTTTTATTACTGGCTGCATCATTCAGTGGCTTCGCACAAACAAAGGCCGAAATTGTTAAAAACATCAATCAATTACTGGCAAAAGCCATCGGCGGAACCAACATTACTTTGCATAATGGTACGGAAACAGCGTTTACCATTACAGCAAATTCATTTTCAATTGATGAGGAAATGAATTTCGGGGTTTTTACAATGGGAAAAACATTTGCCAGTTCAGATCGTGCCAAAGAAGAAACCAGCACCACGTCTCAAATACAGACTTGGAACGGGTTCAAGGTTAACCCTGAACAAAAAGACCCAAAAATTAAATCAGTTTATCCGGTTTTTACTAAACGCGATGGAGAACCTGATAATGATAAAAATGGAATTAAATATTATTGTTTAGCTGGTGATGAGGAGAAATTGATAGCAGCATTAACACAGTTGCAGGGACTTTATAAGAAAAAATAG